In Streptomyces nojiriensis, one genomic interval encodes:
- a CDS encoding helix-turn-helix domain-containing protein, with translation MSDLEQLTQALARNLKRWRGERGFTLDSLAARAGVSRGMIIQIEQARTNPSVGTTVRLADALGVSISALLDHDRGPQVRIVQPDQVVRIWSSEAGSSTTMLIGTDERGPMELWTWHLVPGEGTDSVAHPSGTIEMLHVTAGELTLVVGEEEFRVPAGAAAAFEANLTHSYRNDGSVPMEMTLAVSVPPVSAPLPAHAHGGGPAASAGQAQGSPLPS, from the coding sequence GTGTCGGACCTCGAACAGCTCACCCAGGCGCTCGCCCGGAACCTCAAGCGGTGGCGCGGCGAGCGCGGCTTCACCCTGGACTCCCTGGCGGCCCGCGCGGGAGTGAGCCGCGGGATGATCATCCAGATCGAGCAGGCCCGTACGAACCCCAGCGTGGGCACCACGGTCAGGCTGGCCGACGCGCTGGGCGTCAGCATCTCCGCGCTCCTCGACCACGACCGCGGCCCGCAGGTCCGCATCGTCCAGCCGGACCAGGTGGTGCGGATCTGGTCCAGCGAGGCGGGCAGCTCGACGACGATGCTGATCGGCACCGACGAGCGCGGGCCGATGGAGCTGTGGACGTGGCACCTGGTGCCGGGCGAGGGGACGGACTCCGTCGCGCACCCGTCCGGCACCATCGAGATGCTGCACGTCACGGCCGGGGAGCTGACGCTGGTGGTCGGCGAGGAGGAGTTCCGCGTCCCGGCCGGGGCCGCGGCCGCCTTCGAGGCGAACCTCACCCACTCCTACCGCAACGACGGCTCCGTACCGATGGAGATGACCCTCGCGGTGTCGGTCCCGCCGGTCTCGGCGCCGCTGCCCGCGCACGCCCACGGCGGTGGCCCGGCCGCGTCCGCGGGCCAGGCCCAGGGCTCTCCTCTTCCGAGCTAG
- a CDS encoding DMT family transporter, producing the protein MTAFFALATAVLWGLADFGGGLLTRRIPALTVVVVSQVVAVVVLGAVVLGTGAWREAGPQLWFAVGAGLVGPVAMLSFYKALALGPMGVVSPLGSLGVVVPVTAGLILGERPGLGQFAGIAVAVVGIVLAGGPELRGAPVQRQAVVLTLVAAFGFGAVMALIAEASGTVTGLFLALFVQRVTNVAVGGAALWTQTRRGIPALPAGAGPKLLWGLLPALAFVGLADVAANGTYSIAAQNGPVTMAAVLSSLYPVITALAAFAVLKERLRTVQAAGAGLALAGTVLLAAG; encoded by the coding sequence ATGACCGCCTTCTTCGCCCTGGCCACAGCCGTGCTGTGGGGGCTCGCCGACTTCGGCGGCGGGCTGCTGACCCGCCGGATCCCGGCGCTCACGGTGGTCGTCGTCTCGCAGGTCGTCGCCGTGGTCGTGCTCGGCGCGGTGGTCCTCGGCACCGGCGCCTGGCGGGAGGCCGGTCCGCAGCTGTGGTTCGCGGTCGGCGCGGGCCTCGTCGGGCCGGTCGCCATGCTGAGCTTCTACAAGGCGCTGGCGCTCGGCCCGATGGGCGTGGTCTCGCCGCTGGGCTCCCTCGGCGTGGTCGTGCCCGTCACCGCGGGGCTGATATTGGGCGAGCGGCCCGGCCTCGGCCAGTTCGCGGGGATCGCGGTGGCCGTCGTCGGCATCGTCCTCGCGGGCGGCCCGGAGCTGCGCGGCGCGCCCGTCCAGCGGCAGGCCGTCGTCCTCACCCTGGTCGCGGCCTTCGGCTTCGGCGCGGTGATGGCCCTGATCGCGGAGGCGTCCGGCACCGTCACCGGGCTGTTCCTCGCCCTGTTCGTGCAGCGGGTCACCAATGTCGCCGTGGGTGGCGCCGCCCTGTGGACGCAGACCCGGCGCGGCATACCCGCCCTCCCGGCCGGCGCCGGCCCGAAGCTCCTGTGGGGACTGCTGCCCGCCCTGGCCTTCGTCGGCCTCGCGGACGTCGCGGCGAACGGCACGTACTCCATAGCCGCCCAGAACGGCCCGGTCACCATGGCCGCCGTCCTGTCCTCGCTCTACCCGGTGATCACCGCGCTCGCCGCCTTCGCCGTACTCAAGGAACGGCTGCGCACGGTCCAGGCCGCGGGCGCCGGCCTGGCCCTCGCCGGAACGGTCCTCCTCGCCGCGGGCTGA
- a CDS encoding acyltransferase, with product MPKKQNTFSSLTAARRRLASRVVHTGWRWMQQAGAVTAQTPGRLRFGAIGDGTRLAFPQGTVFGERWIRLGGHCIIGEQVTLTAGMMPDLDLGSEPMLVLGDGVVIGRNSHVIADARITIGSNTFCGPGVYITSTNHSYDDPHEPIGRQWPRSAPVEIGPGCWLGTGAVILPGARLGRNVVVAAGAVVRGEVPDHAVVAGAPARIVRRWEPETGWQPPLRTPTPVPIPDGMTPEQLRGLAELAEAEQA from the coding sequence GTGCCGAAGAAACAGAACACGTTCTCATCTCTGACGGCCGCGCGCCGCCGTCTGGCGAGCCGTGTGGTCCACACCGGCTGGCGCTGGATGCAGCAGGCCGGTGCGGTCACCGCGCAGACCCCGGGGCGGCTCAGGTTCGGCGCGATCGGGGACGGCACCCGGCTCGCCTTCCCCCAGGGGACCGTCTTCGGCGAGCGGTGGATCCGGCTCGGCGGGCACTGCATCATCGGCGAGCAGGTCACCCTCACCGCCGGGATGATGCCGGACCTCGACCTGGGCTCCGAGCCGATGCTGGTGCTCGGCGACGGAGTGGTCATAGGCCGGAACAGCCATGTCATCGCCGACGCCCGGATCACCATCGGCTCGAACACCTTCTGCGGACCCGGGGTCTACATCACGTCCACCAACCACAGCTACGACGACCCGCACGAGCCCATCGGCCGGCAGTGGCCGCGCAGCGCACCCGTGGAGATCGGCCCCGGGTGCTGGCTCGGCACCGGCGCGGTGATCCTGCCGGGCGCGCGCCTCGGCCGCAACGTGGTGGTGGCCGCGGGCGCCGTCGTACGGGGAGAGGTCCCGGACCACGCCGTGGTGGCCGGGGCGCCGGCGCGCATCGTACGGCGCTGGGAGCCGGAGACGGGCTGGCAGCCGCCCCTGCGCACGCCCACGCCGGTGCCGATCCCGGACGGGATGACCCCGGAGCAGCTGCGCGGTCTGGCCGAGCTCGCGGAGGCCGAGCAGGCCTAG
- a CDS encoding gamma carbonic anhydrase family protein: MTYQAAQALVAGVGGKNPDIDPTAFTAPTSVVVGDVTLAAGASVWYSAVLRADCGPITLGADSNLQDNCTVHVDPGFPVSIGERVSIGHNAVVHGCTVEDDCLIGMGATVLNGAVIGAGSLVAAQALVPQGMVVPPGSLVAGVPAKVRRELTDEEREGIKVNALMYVELAKQHRASVTPGS; the protein is encoded by the coding sequence ATGACGTACCAGGCGGCCCAGGCACTCGTGGCGGGTGTCGGCGGCAAGAACCCGGACATCGACCCGACGGCGTTCACGGCTCCGACCTCGGTCGTGGTCGGCGACGTCACCCTCGCAGCGGGCGCGAGCGTCTGGTACTCGGCGGTGCTGCGCGCCGACTGCGGCCCGATCACGCTCGGCGCCGACAGCAATCTGCAGGACAACTGCACGGTCCACGTGGACCCCGGCTTCCCGGTCTCGATCGGGGAGCGCGTTTCCATCGGCCACAACGCGGTCGTGCACGGCTGCACCGTCGAGGACGACTGCCTGATCGGCATGGGTGCGACCGTGCTGAACGGCGCCGTGATCGGTGCCGGTTCGCTGGTGGCCGCGCAGGCCCTGGTCCCGCAGGGCATGGTCGTGCCGCCAGGCTCACTGGTGGCGGGCGTGCCCGCCAAGGTGCGCCGTGAGCTGACCGACGAGGAGCGCGAGGGCATCAAGGTCAACGCCCTGATGTACGTGGAGCTGGCCAAGCAGCACCGCGCCTCGGTGACCCCCGGCTCTTAG
- a CDS encoding DedA family protein: MHIQEWLETIPAVSIYLLVGLVIGLESLGIPLPGEIILVSSALLASQHGEIDPVVLGLCAIAGAIVGDSIGYAIGRRGGKPLLERLGRRFPKHFGPQQVALAERSFEKWGMWAVFFGRFVALLRIFAGPLAGVLRMPYWRFLVANVLGGILWAGGTTAVIYSVGIVAEPWLKRFSWLALALAVLFGLAVTLVMRSRMKKAAAAAGAAEAEIPSQQATRAAVGE; encoded by the coding sequence GTGCACATCCAGGAATGGCTGGAGACGATTCCGGCGGTCAGCATCTATCTCCTGGTGGGTCTGGTCATCGGGCTGGAGAGCCTCGGCATCCCGCTGCCGGGAGAGATCATCCTGGTCAGCTCGGCGCTGCTGGCCTCGCAGCACGGGGAGATCGACCCCGTGGTCCTGGGGCTCTGCGCGATCGCCGGGGCGATCGTGGGCGACTCGATCGGCTACGCGATCGGCCGCCGGGGCGGCAAGCCGCTGCTGGAGCGGCTGGGCCGGCGCTTCCCCAAGCACTTCGGACCCCAGCAGGTGGCGCTGGCGGAACGCTCCTTCGAGAAGTGGGGCATGTGGGCCGTCTTCTTCGGACGGTTCGTGGCCCTGCTGCGGATCTTCGCCGGTCCGCTGGCGGGCGTGCTGCGCATGCCCTACTGGCGCTTCCTGGTCGCCAACGTCCTCGGTGGCATCCTCTGGGCCGGCGGCACCACGGCCGTCATCTACTCGGTCGGAATCGTCGCCGAGCCGTGGCTGAAGCGGTTCTCCTGGCTGGCCCTGGCGCTCGCCGTGCTGTTCGGGCTCGCGGTCACGCTCGTGATGCGCAGCCGGATGAAGAAGGCGGCCGCGGCCGCCGGCGCCGCCGAAGCCGAGATCCCCTCGCAGCAGGCGACCCGGGCCGCAGTCGGCGAATGA
- a CDS encoding glycoside hydrolase family 3 protein yields MSEAVSRRSAMRLLAAAGTAGTALGAGACAPGVPPGAGARKAPPVAPAAAEAKGAARIEALLERLTLDEKTALLHGAPDPTGLGQAGYVPGVPRLGIPALRLADGPAGVRVTRPATALPAPVLLASAFDPGLAREYGRVIGREGRALGQDVLLSPMVNLIRTPYAGRNFETFAEDPRLTADLVAEMIRGIQDEGLIATVKHFALNNQEHGRDTVDVIAAEQTLHETELRGFEAAVAAGVGAVMGAYNKVNGVHACESKALLDELLRGSWGFDGWVMSDWDATHSTVAAIGAGLDMEMPGGTHFGGPLREAVRGGSVPEGAVDLAVHRILTTMDRFGLLAAPPAARPPRDAAAGARTARKVATAGAVLLRNEHGTLPLTGAAARSIAVIGPTGQVPFVSGGGSAHVVPDGAAAPLTAIRRRAGNGSTVHYALGEDLYGRPLPAKLLTPSVDLDGRAVDPGRVWSHEGEFRLAADDEWTLLVHYTGKRPVVRLDGEELFPVRQGVAEYFAGGLLGSAPDGMSVRRTTLALEAGTHRLAVTAEGGDKGQRFRLRHTNGAIRAADLAEAVRTAKSARSVVLFAYEDATEGRDRTSLALPGGQEQLIEAVAAANPRTTVVLNTSSSTTMPWLSRTGAVLQMYYPGQEGAGATADLLFGDADPGGRLTQTFPADEQATPVGGDPLRYPGVGGRQEYSEGIHVGHRWYDAERVTPLFPFGHGLSYTTWQYEKLTVRPERAGLCVEFTVRNTGRRKGTEVAQVYVGPSADLELDQPVRALAGYRRLVLAPGEAERVRIDIGERALSSWDPERHAWVLGSGRRQVFVGRSSRELPLRSKAVVTSR; encoded by the coding sequence ATGAGCGAGGCCGTGTCCAGACGTTCCGCGATGCGACTGCTCGCGGCGGCGGGCACGGCGGGCACGGCTCTCGGAGCGGGCGCCTGCGCGCCCGGGGTGCCGCCGGGCGCGGGGGCCCGGAAGGCGCCGCCCGTCGCGCCGGCCGCCGCCGAGGCCAAGGGCGCCGCGCGCATCGAAGCCCTGCTGGAGCGGCTCACCCTCGACGAGAAGACCGCCCTGCTGCACGGAGCCCCCGATCCCACCGGCCTCGGCCAGGCGGGCTACGTGCCCGGCGTACCGCGCCTGGGCATCCCGGCGCTGCGCCTCGCCGACGGGCCCGCCGGGGTGCGGGTCACCCGACCCGCCACCGCGCTGCCCGCGCCGGTCCTGCTCGCCTCCGCCTTCGACCCGGGGCTCGCCCGAGAGTACGGCCGCGTGATCGGCCGCGAGGGCCGGGCGCTCGGCCAGGACGTCCTGCTGTCACCCATGGTCAACCTCATCCGCACCCCCTACGCGGGCCGGAACTTCGAGACCTTCGCCGAGGACCCGCGCCTGACCGCCGACCTGGTGGCCGAGATGATCCGGGGCATCCAGGACGAGGGCCTCATCGCCACCGTCAAGCACTTCGCCCTCAACAACCAGGAGCACGGCCGCGACACCGTCGACGTGATCGCCGCCGAGCAGACCCTCCACGAGACCGAGCTGCGGGGCTTCGAGGCCGCCGTGGCGGCCGGCGTGGGCGCCGTCATGGGCGCCTACAACAAGGTCAACGGCGTCCACGCCTGCGAGAGCAAGGCGCTGCTCGACGAACTGCTGCGCGGCAGCTGGGGGTTCGACGGCTGGGTGATGTCCGACTGGGACGCCACCCACAGCACCGTCGCCGCCATCGGCGCCGGCCTCGACATGGAGATGCCCGGCGGCACCCACTTCGGCGGACCTCTGCGCGAGGCCGTGCGCGGCGGCTCCGTACCGGAAGGCGCCGTCGACCTGGCCGTCCACCGGATCCTGACCACCATGGACCGCTTCGGACTGCTCGCGGCCCCGCCCGCCGCACGGCCCCCGCGCGACGCCGCGGCCGGGGCGCGGACCGCCCGCAAGGTGGCCACCGCAGGAGCGGTGCTGCTGCGCAACGAACACGGCACCCTGCCCCTGACCGGCGCCGCCGCCCGCTCGATCGCGGTGATCGGACCGACCGGCCAGGTGCCCTTCGTCAGCGGTGGCGGCAGCGCGCACGTGGTCCCCGACGGGGCGGCCGCACCGCTCACCGCCATCCGGCGACGGGCCGGGAACGGTTCGACGGTCCACTACGCCCTCGGTGAGGACCTGTACGGGCGGCCGCTCCCGGCGAAGCTGCTGACCCCGTCCGTCGACCTGGACGGGCGGGCCGTGGACCCCGGGCGCGTATGGAGCCACGAGGGGGAGTTCCGCCTCGCGGCCGACGACGAGTGGACCCTGCTCGTCCACTACACCGGGAAGCGGCCCGTCGTACGCCTGGACGGCGAGGAGCTGTTCCCCGTCCGGCAGGGCGTGGCCGAGTACTTCGCCGGCGGACTGCTCGGCTCCGCACCCGACGGCATGAGCGTGCGCCGCACCACCCTCGCCCTCGAGGCCGGCACCCACCGGCTCGCCGTCACCGCCGAGGGCGGGGACAAGGGCCAGCGCTTCCGGCTCCGGCACACCAACGGGGCGATCCGCGCCGCGGACCTCGCCGAGGCCGTGAGAACCGCGAAGTCGGCCCGCAGCGTGGTGCTGTTCGCCTACGAGGACGCCACCGAGGGCCGGGACCGCACCTCCCTGGCACTCCCGGGCGGGCAGGAGCAGCTGATCGAGGCGGTGGCCGCCGCGAACCCCCGTACGACCGTCGTGCTCAACACCTCCTCCAGTACGACGATGCCGTGGCTCTCCCGTACCGGAGCGGTCCTCCAGATGTACTACCCGGGCCAGGAGGGCGCGGGAGCCACCGCCGACCTCCTCTTCGGGGACGCGGACCCCGGCGGCCGCCTCACCCAGACCTTCCCGGCCGACGAGCAGGCCACCCCGGTCGGCGGCGACCCGCTGCGCTACCCGGGCGTGGGCGGCCGGCAGGAGTACTCCGAGGGCATCCACGTCGGCCACCGCTGGTACGACGCCGAGCGGGTGACCCCGCTGTTCCCCTTCGGGCACGGGCTCTCGTACACCACCTGGCAGTACGAGAAGCTCACCGTCCGGCCGGAGCGGGCCGGGCTGTGCGTGGAGTTCACCGTCCGCAACACCGGTCGCCGCAAGGGCACCGAGGTGGCCCAGGTGTACGTCGGGCCGTCCGCGGATCTGGAGCTGGACCAGCCGGTGCGGGCGCTGGCCGGCTACCGGCGACTGGTCCTTGCGCCGGGCGAGGCGGAGCGCGTCAGGATCGACATCGGCGAGCGGGCGCTGTCGTCATGGGACCCGGAGCGGCACGCCTGGGTGCTGGGTTCCGGCCGACGGCAGGTGTTCGTGGGCCGTTCGTCGCGCGAACTGCCACTGAGGTCCAAGGCGGTCGTGACGAGCCGATAG
- a CDS encoding DUF4442 domain-containing protein yields MSADQMNVGELLAATVPMARTLNLQFLETTPERAVVRLPDQPDYHNHVGGPHAGAMFTLAESASGAIVLAAFGDQLSRAVPLAVKAEIGYKKLAKGVVTATATLGRPAAEVIAELDAGGRPEFPVTIAIQREDEAVTGEMTVVWTLRPNA; encoded by the coding sequence ATGAGCGCAGATCAGATGAACGTGGGCGAACTGCTCGCCGCGACCGTACCGATGGCCCGGACCCTGAACCTCCAGTTCCTGGAGACCACGCCCGAGCGCGCGGTCGTGCGGCTTCCGGACCAGCCCGACTACCACAACCACGTCGGCGGCCCGCACGCCGGCGCGATGTTCACCCTCGCCGAGTCCGCGAGCGGCGCGATCGTCCTGGCCGCCTTCGGCGACCAGCTCTCGCGCGCCGTCCCGCTCGCCGTGAAGGCCGAGATCGGCTACAAGAAGCTCGCCAAGGGCGTCGTGACCGCCACCGCCACCCTCGGCCGCCCGGCCGCGGAGGTCATCGCCGAACTCGACGCCGGCGGCCGCCCCGAGTTCCCGGTCACCATCGCCATCCAGCGCGAGGACGAGGCCGTGACCGGCGAGATGACGGTCGTCTGGACCCTGCGCCCCAACGCGTGA
- a CDS encoding MFS transporter codes for MSSPRTAPSRTPAKGRRPDWAGRNYSLLTGAAVITNLGSQGAHIAAAFAVLEAGGSVGDVGLIAAARTLPLVLFLLIGGAIADRLPRHRVMVAANALNCLSQAAFAALVLAGEPQLWQMMLLTALCGTGTAFFNPAAEGMLLSTVSGEHSNRAFALFRMAINGAGIGGAALGGAMIAAVGPGWVLAADAAAFAVAGALRAFLDVSHVPDRAPGGGLLSDLREGWVEVRTRPWLWSIVLQFSVVVAVVGAADAVYGPLVARDQLGGPAPWGVALAFFGIGTIAGAVLMMAWKPRRLLLVGTLCVFPLALPSAGLAVPLPVWGLCVVMFVSGAAIEVFGVNWMTAMHQEIPEEKFSRVTAYDWFGSVSMLPVATALAGPAEAAFGRTQALWGCAVLVVVPTALVLLVPDVRRMTRGAHGKTVAGAVAAAAATAEQTPADAVRH; via the coding sequence GTGAGTTCTCCCCGCACCGCACCATCCCGTACACCCGCGAAGGGCCGCCGACCCGACTGGGCCGGCCGCAACTACAGCCTGCTCACGGGTGCGGCGGTCATCACGAACCTGGGGAGCCAGGGAGCTCACATCGCGGCCGCCTTCGCGGTCCTGGAGGCCGGCGGGTCCGTCGGCGACGTGGGCCTGATCGCGGCGGCCCGCACGCTGCCGCTCGTCCTCTTCCTGCTCATCGGCGGCGCCATCGCCGACCGGCTGCCCCGCCACCGCGTGATGGTCGCGGCCAACGCCCTGAACTGCCTCTCGCAGGCAGCCTTCGCCGCCCTCGTCCTCGCCGGCGAACCCCAGCTGTGGCAGATGATGCTGCTGACCGCCCTGTGCGGCACCGGTACGGCCTTCTTCAACCCCGCGGCCGAGGGCATGCTGCTCTCCACCGTCTCCGGCGAACACTCCAACCGGGCCTTCGCGCTCTTCCGCATGGCGATCAACGGCGCCGGCATCGGCGGCGCGGCCCTCGGCGGAGCGATGATCGCGGCGGTCGGCCCGGGCTGGGTCCTGGCCGCCGACGCGGCGGCCTTCGCCGTCGCCGGCGCCCTGCGGGCCTTCCTCGACGTCAGCCACGTGCCCGACCGGGCGCCCGGCGGCGGTCTGCTGTCCGATCTGCGCGAGGGCTGGGTGGAGGTCCGGACCCGGCCCTGGCTGTGGAGCATCGTGCTCCAGTTCTCCGTCGTGGTGGCCGTGGTCGGCGCCGCCGACGCGGTCTACGGACCACTGGTCGCCCGGGACCAGCTGGGCGGGCCCGCGCCCTGGGGCGTGGCCCTGGCCTTCTTCGGCATCGGCACCATCGCCGGGGCCGTCCTGATGATGGCCTGGAAACCGCGCCGCCTGCTGCTCGTCGGCACCCTGTGCGTGTTTCCGCTGGCGCTGCCCTCGGCGGGACTTGCCGTGCCGCTGCCCGTATGGGGGCTGTGCGTGGTGATGTTCGTCAGCGGTGCCGCGATCGAGGTCTTCGGAGTGAACTGGATGACCGCGATGCACCAGGAGATCCCGGAGGAGAAGTTCTCCCGGGTCACCGCGTACGACTGGTTCGGCTCGGTGTCGATGCTTCCGGTGGCCACCGCCCTGGCCGGGCCCGCCGAAGCGGCCTTCGGGCGCACCCAGGCCCTGTGGGGCTGCGCGGTCCTGGTCGTCGTGCCCACCGCCCTCGTCCTGCTGGTCCCGGACGTCCGCCGCATGACCCGCGGGGCGCACGGCAAAACCGTCGCCGGGGCGGTCGCGGCCGCCGCGGCGACGGCCGAGCAGACCCCCGCCGACGCCGTCCGCCACTGA
- a CDS encoding spermidine synthase produces the protein MPDVDRDRAWLLTVDGAPQSYVDLDDPQHLEFEYVRRLAHVLDCAAEPGLALDLLHLGGGALTLPRYAAATRAGSRQTVVEFDAGLVGLVAEHLPLAAGSGVTVHTADARAWLEAAPAASADVVVADVFGGSRVPAQLTSVEYARAAARVLRPGGLYAANLADGAPFDFLRAQVANFAVAFAELALIAEPAVLRGRRFGNAVLLASDAPLEVGALARKCAADAFPARVEYGDGLARFRKGAAPVADADAAPSPAPPEGAFSLG, from the coding sequence ATGCCGGACGTGGACCGGGACCGGGCCTGGCTGCTGACCGTCGACGGGGCCCCGCAGTCGTACGTGGACCTGGACGATCCGCAGCACCTGGAATTCGAGTACGTACGCCGCCTCGCGCACGTCCTGGACTGCGCCGCCGAGCCGGGGCTCGCGCTGGACCTCCTGCACCTCGGCGGCGGGGCGCTCACCCTGCCGCGCTACGCCGCGGCCACCCGGGCCGGCTCCCGGCAGACGGTCGTCGAGTTCGACGCGGGCCTGGTCGGCCTGGTGGCCGAGCACCTGCCGCTCGCGGCGGGCTCCGGGGTCACCGTGCACACCGCCGACGCCCGCGCCTGGCTGGAGGCCGCGCCCGCGGCGAGTGCGGACGTGGTGGTGGCCGATGTGTTCGGCGGCTCCCGGGTGCCGGCGCAGCTGACGTCCGTGGAGTACGCCCGGGCGGCCGCGCGGGTGCTGCGGCCCGGCGGGCTGTACGCGGCGAACCTGGCCGACGGGGCGCCCTTCGACTTCCTGCGGGCGCAAGTGGCGAACTTCGCGGTGGCGTTCGCGGAGCTGGCGCTGATCGCCGAGCCGGCGGTGCTGCGGGGGAGGCGGTTCGGGAACGCCGTGCTGCTGGCCTCCGACGCCCCGCTGGAGGTGGGGGCGCTGGCCCGCAAGTGCGCGGCCGACGCGTTTCCCGCCAGGGTGGAGTACGGGGACGGGCTGGCCCGGTTCAGGAAGGGCGCGGCGCCGGTGGCCGACGCGGACGCGGCCCCTTCCCCGGCGCCGCCGGAGGGCGCGTTCAGCCTGGGGTGA
- a CDS encoding patatin-like phospholipase family protein, which yields MGGDTALVLGGGGLTGIGWECGMLHGLARAGVDLSTADLVVGTSAGSVVGAQLTSGLLSVQELYERQLGDASAEPVAKLGAAVIARYAMAMARSRSDAAAYRRRVGAMALAADTGSEADRRKVLAARLVSHEWPERRLVVTAVDALTGELEAFERGSGSGLLDAVAASCAVPGVWPPVTVAGRRFIDGGIRSATNADLAAGYGRVVILAPISLGSALVPSPSVQADRLREAGARVLLITPSPAARKAIGRNVLDPARRAPAARAGLAQAEEHAAQAAALWSGGAA from the coding sequence ATGGGCGGCGACACGGCACTGGTGCTCGGCGGCGGCGGACTGACCGGCATCGGCTGGGAGTGCGGAATGCTCCACGGGCTCGCCCGCGCCGGGGTGGACCTCAGCACCGCGGACCTGGTCGTCGGCACATCCGCCGGCTCGGTGGTCGGCGCCCAGCTCACCTCCGGACTGCTCAGCGTGCAGGAGCTGTACGAGCGCCAGCTCGGCGACGCCTCGGCCGAACCCGTGGCGAAGCTGGGGGCGGCCGTCATCGCCCGGTACGCGATGGCGATGGCGCGCTCGCGCAGCGACGCCGCCGCCTACCGCAGGCGGGTGGGAGCCATGGCCCTGGCCGCGGACACCGGATCGGAGGCGGACCGCCGCAAGGTCCTGGCCGCCCGGCTGGTCTCCCACGAGTGGCCCGAGCGGCGGCTGGTGGTCACCGCGGTGGACGCGCTCACCGGTGAACTCGAGGCGTTCGAGCGGGGGAGCGGCAGCGGGCTGCTCGACGCGGTCGCGGCGAGCTGCGCGGTACCGGGGGTGTGGCCGCCGGTGACGGTCGCGGGCCGCCGCTTCATCGACGGCGGGATCCGCTCCGCCACCAATGCCGACCTGGCCGCCGGTTACGGCCGTGTGGTGATCCTCGCCCCGATCTCGCTCGGTTCCGCACTGGTGCCCTCGCCGTCGGTGCAGGCCGACCGGCTGCGGGAGGCGGGGGCGCGGGTCCTGCTGATCACCCCGTCGCCGGCCGCCCGCAAGGCCATCGGGCGCAACGTGCTGGATCCGGCGCGGCGGGCCCCGGCGGCGCGGGCGGGCCTGGCACAGGCCGAGGAGCACGCGGCGCAGGCGGCGGCGCTCTGGTCGGGCGGGGCCGCCTGA
- the tuf gene encoding elongation factor Tu has protein sequence MAKTAFVRTKPHLNIGTMGHVDHGKTTLTAAITKVLAEHGGASFVPFDRIDRAPEESRRGITINLTHVEYETETRHYAHVDMPGHADYIKNMVTGAAQLDGAILVVSALDGVMPQTAEHVLLARQVGVDHIVVALNKADAGDPELTDLVELEVRELLTAHGYGGDGAPVVRVSGLGALEGDPRWTEAIQALLDAVDTYVPTPVRYTDAPFLLPVENVLTITGRGTVVTGAVERGTVRLGDRVAVLGGDGEPVETVVTGLETFGKPMESAEAGDNVALLLRGVPRDGVRRGHVVAAPGSVTPQRRFTAQVYVLSGREGGRTTPVASGYRPQFYIRTADVVGDVDLGEAAVARPGETVTMTVELGRDVPLESGLGFAIREGGRTVGAGTVTAVLG, from the coding sequence ATGGCCAAGACGGCCTTCGTGCGCACCAAGCCGCACCTCAACATCGGCACCATGGGTCACGTCGACCACGGCAAGACCACCCTCACCGCCGCCATCACCAAGGTCCTCGCCGAGCACGGCGGTGCCTCCTTCGTGCCCTTCGACCGCATCGACCGGGCCCCCGAGGAGTCCCGGCGCGGCATCACCATCAACCTCACGCACGTCGAGTACGAGACGGAGACCCGGCACTACGCCCACGTGGACATGCCCGGTCACGCGGACTACATCAAGAACATGGTCACCGGCGCCGCCCAACTCGACGGCGCGATCCTCGTCGTCTCCGCGCTCGACGGGGTCATGCCACAGACCGCCGAGCACGTGCTCCTCGCCCGGCAGGTCGGCGTCGACCACATCGTCGTGGCGCTCAACAAGGCCGACGCCGGGGACCCCGAGCTGACCGACCTGGTCGAGCTGGAGGTCCGCGAGCTGCTCACCGCGCACGGGTACGGCGGTGACGGCGCGCCGGTCGTACGGGTCTCCGGACTCGGGGCGCTGGAGGGCGACCCGCGGTGGACGGAGGCGATCCAGGCGCTGCTGGACGCGGTGGACACGTACGTACCGACCCCGGTGCGCTACACGGACGCGCCGTTCCTGCTGCCGGTGGAGAACGTGCTGACCATCACCGGCCGCGGCACCGTCGTGACCGGCGCCGTCGAGCGCGGCACCGTACGCCTCGGGGACCGCGTGGCGGTCCTCGGCGGCGACGGCGAGCCGGTCGAAACGGTCGTCACCGGGCTGGAGACCTTCGGGAAGCCGATGGAGTCCGCCGAGGCCGGGGACAACGTCGCGCTGCTGCTGCGCGGGGTGCCGCGCGACGGGGTGCGCCGCGGGCACGTGGTGGCCGCGCCCGGCAGCGTGACGCCGCAGCGCCGTTTCACCGCCCAGGTGTACGTGCTCTCCGGCCGCGAGGGCGGCCGTACGACACCGGTCGCCAGCGGCTACCGGCCGCAGTTCTACATCCGCACCGCCGACGTGGTGGGGGACGTGGACCTGGGCGAGGCCGCCGTGGCCCGGCCCGGGGAGACGGTCACGATGACCGTCGAGCTCGGCCGGGACGTCCCGCTGGAGTCGGGGCTCGGCTTCGCGATCCGCGAGGGCGGGCGCACCGTCGGCGCGGGGACGGTGACGGCCGTGCTGGGGTGA